The region CAGGTAGAAAAGGCTTTTTGTCTTCCTGCAGCAGAATGGATCTTTAAGATGGCAAAGACAATGAGCCCATAAGATATAAGAACAATGATAAGAGAGCAGAAGACATTGAACCCAGCAATGATGAGCAACATCAATTCTTTGACTTGAGTGTCAGAGCAGGCCAGAGCAATCAAGGGAACATCATCACAGTAGAACTGGTTGACCACATTGGAGTCACAGAAAGACATGTGAAATGTAACCATTGTTTGTATGAGCCCCACAGTGAATCCATAAATATAAGAACTAGTGACGAACTGGATGCAGAGTTTCCTGGGCATGAGAATGATGTAGAGTAGAGGGCTACAGATGGCCACATACCGGTCATAGGCCATGACAGAGAGCATTAGTAATTTCCAAACTGAAAATGTGATAAAGCAACATACTTGAGTGGCACGTGCATAAAATGGCATACTTTTAATTTCACGTAGGGAGTTCACCAGTGTGTTTGGAGTGATGGCAGAGATatcataaaaatcaacaaaagccagatgacagaggaaaaaatacatgggAGTGTGAAGTTGAGGACTGATTTGGATGAGCATAATCAAGCCAAGATTACCCAAGACAGTAACTAAGTATATCAATAGGAATACACAGAAAAGAACGGCCTGAAGCTCTGGATTATCTGTGAGGCCCAAGAGAATAAACTCAGTGACTGCTGAATGATTGCCTTTTGCCATGAAAGATGAGCAATagacaataaacaataaatgacAAATCTACAATGAACTCTTTTAGAGGACACACCTTGAATAATCATTACTCTGTAAGGAATAAATAATCAATTCAATGTGAGAAGATAGCCCTGGCAAACCAAGGTGTTATGTTAAATTCAGCCAAAGCAGAATATGGATAAGCACTTTGAATTGTGTGTGGATTTCACTTATGCTTTCAACGTGAAAGGATTTGGTCCAGACAGAAGTTCCATGATATAAAATCCACTAGGAAGCtgtagaagaagaaagagagtattttgattaaaattttataatcaatACAATAGCAAAGCCTgtgctgtatttttctttaaatataaataaataaaaaggaacattaaGAATCTAAGTGGCTTTTACAGCGTATCTCAAAATGATTTAGGTTGTAAGTGTATCTCATAAAATTgcaataatttcattattttgtcagAATATTAAAGATTACTGAAACCAAgtggagaaaatataaaagggaaGTCAGAATCAAAATATTAGCACTATTTATTTATAGGCATCCTATTTGgtataatttttacaattttcttctttttacttatctctagtttctttttttttttttcaatacacaCATAATATTGATATTAAGGAAAAATAGGACTGCGATTTTTCTGGCTTGTCTTTTGGCAAAAAGCACACCAGGGAATGATTTTCCACATTGTAAAATAGCTTTCAATGATTAGGAGACATTATTTTGCCTTCTTGCTTCAAGTATTTAAATGACCCAAAATGACTAGAATAGAAGCAGCGTTTAGAACAACTACAtgttatagaacatttccataaaCCCAGGCTGGATTCTGAATGTATGAAAGCTTGCAGAATTgaaatcatttcctttcctttcttaagCACAGCAGAGGGTAAGTTAACTTGATTTTCCTTTATCACGACATTGTCTCATATTACTTCAAATGATCAGGACACAGATGGTCAAGACAGATAAAacatagtaaaatataaaaaatacttcctTCACTTAAATTTTCATTAACATCTCCTTGGAAACTTTATCttacttactattttattttttctctctcccctttagCATTTTTAGCTACACATCTTGGAACAGGCATCTACCCCCAATTTCTCAATCATATTTACTACAACTGacccctaattttatttttgcttccagtCTTTCTTAGGTCTTTCTGTTCCTCACATTTTAGCTTATATGAACTTTTATAGACCAGtcttcatttttatgttcttgtGATATAATCCTTCAATGTCTTCCTGTAGCTCTCAAGATAGAATTCTAAGGTCTTTAATAAGGCTGACATAACTCTTGAAAATCTAATTCCTTCATCTCAGAACAGGCTGGTTTCTTGTGATTTTCTTCATATAGTATTTATATCACAGGTATTCCAAACTACCATAGTGATTTGAATGTAAGCCACAATTTTATACACATTATTATCTTTGCCCAGAACACTTTCCCtttgtcttccctttttttttttgacttctctTCTACTATACTTCCTGTGGTCTGTTGTACCATTTCATTTTGGAGGCTTTCCTGGCTTCTCATGGCAGATTAAGTGGTcctcatatatacatttttttgcaGACATTGATTCTTTCAACGTAGCACTTGCTACACTATATAGTAACCAATGGTTAACATGTCTGTAGAACATTCTAAATTTAAACATGTTATttctaagaaataatatttgtattttatacccAATTTAATCACCTACCTTTTATAGTATCTAATACCAAGAAGATGGTCAATAACTATCAGTTCAATAATTAAGTGAATAAAGTTATAGATATGTAAGTCCAGATATATTTTCCCTATGATCTGATATCTTTCAATATTCAATACACTGTTATTCAGTTCAACCACAATCCCCTGAGTAGCCTGGTCTAGTGCTCCTGAAAGGGATCTTCATGAATCcagtaacatttaaaattatctgGGTATTCGGAGACAACTTCATATTGTGTGTGTGGTCCCTCAGGAAAATTTTTTTGggtattccattatttttaacaaacattggataacatataattatacatattcaAAAACAAGCAGTTATTTGATGTTTAGTGTTTGGGGACCAAGTTATTTCCCTTGAAGTGATAGATCACCTGGGCTACTACTTAATGGAAGAATCTAGGGTAGAAGAACATTTTAATGATCTCTTTTGGGAAAACAGTTTGAGTAATTGCTATTTCCACTTTGATTATTTGCTATATCTGCTTTATCTTTTGTCACATTGGtttcatattaaaattatgaatttatttaaaataaacattcaggTCCTGAGCCTTGTATTTAACAGCAGTTTTTGAAAACCATTGAACAAAAATCAATTTCCTGATTAGAAACATTGAAACCTTTTGTCTGAGATTAATGTCTCAAACTGTTTTCATGATTGACATTACAGTCCAACAGCaaagatgaatttaaaagaatgttcATTATTCTCTTTGGTCTCTAGGAAACTAATGCATACAAATCATAGGGCAACAAGAACTACCTTGTAGTCAATTCTCAGAAGTGAATGAACCTATCTATCTAAATTTGctttcaatgaaaacaaatggtGTCCATAGCATTGAACTACTGTGGCTGTTTAGCCTCAGCACCATCTATGCAGAATAGAAAACAGATGAGGTCTGAAGTAATATCtccttttggttttgatttgcattttcctcatgactaatgatgttgaacatcttttcatatacctattgaCCTTTCACTCATCttccttgaaaaaatatttataaaatgctttgtcCATTtgataaacaaacaaagaaataccTGTAAAGGAAATACAGCTGTTATCTTAGGGATGAGAAGGTCATAgcaaagcaaaaggaagaaaaggagatgaagTCTGAGAGTTTACATGAGTGCATCACTCAGAACTTTGCAGGTCAATGTAAAGCCTTTGCCTTTTACTTTGAATAAAATGAGATGCACTAGAAGGTTTCTAAAATAAAggtctcctttttttctcactttcgatttacttttgttctttaattcCTTAAAATTTCAATATGCCTCTAAAACCAAAATGCAtggcaaaatattttcataataagaTTGTGTTCCATATCTGTCAGCACTCACTTCATTCCCTGTCTTCCCTACAGGAAactgcttttgttcattttgacTTGTCCTTTCAatatagttgtttgtttttttttaaccagatgtaataaaatacatgtacatatctttttttttttttttttttttttgagagagagagagaaagagagagagaaagaggctggggagcggcagagggagagggaaagatacAATCGTAAtctccatgctaagtgtggagccctacAGGGGGCTTgattttatgaccctgagatcctgacccagCCAAAGTCAAGacgtagatgcttaactgactgagccactcaggtgccatatatatatatatatatatatatatattttttatatataaaaatataatgatctCCTTTAATCTTTAGTATTTAAtaatctccttttcttctttcatgtgaaatatactattttcatttcattaatatattgatatttctttttattacttttctgaTTTAATAGTATATTCTCATGTTCATCATGTAGCACACCTAGAAATCATCCTCATTTCTGGAATAGCTGTCCTTACCATTGGATATTTGGGTACCAATATGttgctaatataaataatatccCAGCAAATAACTTTGCACATGTGTTCTTTTGCATCTTGTGCTAGTATTTATTTGGGATAGTTTCTTAGTGTTGTGCCggagattgcgaatccaagaaagcACTGaagagctgacaccgatgcaaacacacgagggtttatttacaagctcgagcctgggtccaagcgtacccgacacagcggagcagggacttggaccccgagagcTAAGAGGCtgagcaactttataggggccagtggcaaGTGGGATAGGCAGAAAGTcgcacagtcatgctggtccactcacaggtggccgattgaattacattttaccctaaagtatccatttgatctggcctatcactgagccgatttccgattagggtgtgccctgggcttgactagggtggggcagtgccctaagcagGTCGGCACAAGGCGGGGGCAGCACGAAatggagtcagtcctgctctgcttgtccaggggtaggggatttttgttaaatttcctgggtcccacacttAGAAGATGGATTGTTGACTGTAGTAATTTTGCTAGATATTGCCACATATCTCTCCATAGGCATTACATGATTTTTCTATCAGCAGTACATTACAGTATCTATTTCCCCTCACCTAgacaaatttttgttttgaaatcctCATGAGAATTGATATctctcaatattttatatttaagttgaaGGAGACTGTCAGCTAGATGgtatttcccttttccctttgcaTACAAATCTGGATTTTTTGAGATCTaagcttctaaaagaaaaagCTTATAAATTATTGGTGAAATGATACTTTTAATAACTTGTGGTTGAATCAATCAATAAAGGATGGATATCAATGAGttaattgtcatttaaaaataagaaatgagatgTCCAGAATTTAGATCATGTAAATAGGATTTGGGGATCAAAATGGACTTTTGGAATATTTCAGCATTTAACAGaatgtctgacttatttctccaattatgttattaaaaaatgtttacagaatGAGTGTTAAATATGAAAGGATCATTTCTCAGCCTTTTGGTTAAGATCAAGTGTAAACAAATTAAGGAAATTTGTCAGCTCATTTTTTACATTAATGAGAATTGTGTCTTCTAGCAACAGGTCTTattgaaaacattctttttttttaaaatttttttaaatttttatttatttatgatagtcacagagagagagagagagaggcagagacataggcagagggagaagcaggctccatgcaccgggagcccaatgtgggattcgatcccgggtctccaggattgcgccctgggccaaaggcaagcgccaaaccactgtgccacccagggatcccccgaaaacATTCTTGAATTCTATTTCATCAATGGCTTCCTTCTTTATAGATCACCAGCATGCACTTATAGTAGCTTGATGAACTGTTGGGAAAAATCAGTTCCAGGAGTACATAGTATTGATGATGCCAGCACTGTAGAATCTACCTGCATCTGACAATGAGGTGGCCAGAAATCAGACTGTGGCTTTTGCATGCCAACTCTGAGGGTATTCAGTTAGACCATATATCATCTATTTTATATTAGAAGATACCTTTCctataatccttttttaaaagattttaattatttatttgacagagagtacaagcagggggaggcacagacaaaagaagagggagaggcaggctcccctctgagcaggaagcttgatgtggggctccatcccaggaccctaggattatgaccagagccaaagacagatgcttaactgactgaaccaccgaggcaccccttccataattcttttcaaaacattttttacttcCTGGTTCCTCAGGCTGTACATTAAAGGATTTAGCATGGGGATTACCACAATATTAGAAAACAGAAGCTATCTTGTCAGTATCTAGAGAATGGCTTGTTTTTGGCTGCATATACATGAAGATGATTGTGCTATAAAATATAGTGAAGGAAGTCAGAGGGGAGGCACAAGTAGAAAATGCTTTTTGCCTACCTTCAGATGAATTAATCCTCCGAATGGCAAATAGAATGAATATGTAGGAGATGA is a window of Vulpes lagopus strain Blue_001 chromosome 11, ASM1834538v1, whole genome shotgun sequence DNA encoding:
- the LOC121501348 gene encoding olfactory receptor 5AL1-like → MAKGNHSAVTEFILLGLTDNPELQAVLFCVFLLIYLVTVLGNLGLIMLIQISPQLHTPMYFFLCHLAFVDFYDISAITPNTLVNSLREIKSMPFYARATQVCCFITFSVWKLLMLSVMAYDRYVAICSPLLYIILMPRKLCIQFVTSSYIYGFTVGLIQTMVTFHMSFCDSNVVNQFYCDDVPLIALACSDTQVKELMLLIIAGFNVFCSLIIVLISYGLIVFAILKIHSAAGRQKAFSTCASHLFSITMYYGTLSFMYLRPKSSHSLDKDKYASVFYAVVIPMLNLLIYSLRNQAVKNTFKKIFEKVYSSNR